The following proteins are encoded in a genomic region of Aminivibrio sp.:
- a CDS encoding helix-turn-helix transcriptional regulator: MGTSQSNISRLESGRYNPSLQFLRRVARALEKDLEVTLK; encoded by the coding sequence ATGGGAACAAGCCAAAGCAATATCAGCAGGCTGGAATCCGGACGCTACAACCCTTCCCTGCAATTTCTGAGGCGTGTTGCCCGTGCGCTGGAAAAAGACCTTGAAGTGACATTGAAATAG